In Cydia pomonella isolate Wapato2018A chromosome 1, ilCydPomo1, whole genome shotgun sequence, one genomic interval encodes:
- the LOC133524603 gene encoding dynein light chain Tctex-type protein 2B-like, with protein sequence MADDEGNEDVGEEQQPEAYEDDALSPVPVQPLDPPKYEVRPGLGDKFQAENIHEIIVTSMQQQLSGRQYRADQAPHWAQMIANGVRQRTQELGMKRYKILVQAVILEMKGAGIKMGQRCLWDPETDDYVHGLYKDGSIMCHCTVYGIYMY encoded by the exons ATGGCGGATGATGAGG GAAACGAGGATGTTGGCGAGGAGCAGCAGCCAGAGGCATATGAAGACGACGCCCTCAGTCCCGTGCCCGTGCAGCCCCTAGACCCGCCCAAGTATGAAGTTAGACCCGGCCTTGGAGACAA GTTCCAAGCTGAGAACATACACGAGATAATAGTGACGTCCATGCAACAGCAGCTATCGGGGCGGCAGTACCGCGCCGACCAGGCGCCGCACTGGGCGCAGATGATCGCCAACGGCGTGCGACAGCGGACCCAGGAGTTGGGCATGAAGAG GTACAAAATCCTAGTCCAAGCCGTGATCCTCGAAATGAAAGGCGCCGGCATCAAGATGGGCCAGCGGTGTCTCTGGGACCCCGAGACGGATGACTATGTGCACGGTCTTTACAAGGACGGTAGCATAATGTGCCACTGCACCGTCTACGGCATATACATGTACTGA